Proteins found in one Magnolia sinica isolate HGM2019 chromosome 5, MsV1, whole genome shotgun sequence genomic segment:
- the LOC131247199 gene encoding adenylate-forming reductase 03009-like: protein MENPTRFSSCRGVSFEIHPSQTSPFAVPPPPVPDRDGKWVWFPWNSRRSSFRVFPTSDAIQRSISRQSSHFCDLTDDEDDDEDNQIEEEEKENDIEKQKPKQDQDDLKQPSKKEISAVKAKPQTESRLSVILLDQGLFTVYKRLFLVCLTLNIVGLVLAATGHFPYARRKTALFSIGNILALTLCRSEAFLRLVFWLAVKALGRSWVPLRLKTMTTSFLQCLGGIHSGCGVSSVAWLIYALVLTLKYRENTSDEILAVASAILSLLCLSSLVWFFIILTVSYDPISKSYDIRGSRLIKEQEFWFTSAITLIIILPWLTVRRVPVTITAPSGHASLIRFNGGIPAGILGRISPSPLSEWHAFGIISDGKKDHLMLAGAVGDFTKSLVADPPKHLWVRSLHFAGLPYLVNMYQRVVLVATGSGICVFLSFLLQPCAEIKEMVSGFPKEKVIIHDTAVSGRPNVAEMSIDAAKRWRAEVVIVTSNPQGSRDVVNACKGAGIAAFGPIWDS from the exons ATGGAAAACCCAACAAGGTTTTCGAGCTGCCGGGGGGTCTCTTTCGAGATCCATCCCAGCCAAACCAGCCCATTTGCAGTCCCACCCCCGCCAGTGCCAGATCGAGATGGCAAGTGGGTTTGGTTTCCATGGAACTCGAGAAGGAGCTCTTTCCGAGTATTTCCGACGTCAGATGCAATTCAACGTTCCATAAGTCGACAAAGCAGCCATTTCTGTGATCTAAccgatgatgaagatgatgatgaagataaccagatagaagaagaagaaaaagaaaacgacaTCGAGAAACAGAAACCTAAACAAGACCAAGATGATCTAAAACAGCCCAGCAAGAAAGAAATCTCAGCTGTCAAAGCAAAACCACAGACAGAATCAAGATTGTCTGTGATACTCCTAGACCAAGGTCTGTTTACAGTCTACAAGCGGCTCTTCCTCGTCTGCCTAACGCTGAATATAGTAGGCCTGGTTCTTGCCGCCACAGGGCATTTCCCCTACGCGAGGCGGAAGACAGCCCTCTTCTCTATAGGGAACATACTCGCCCTCACGCTCTGCAGGAGCGAGGCCTTCCTCCGCCTCGTCTTCTGGCTGGCCGTCAAGGCGCTGGGCCGGAGCTGGGTCCCACTTCGCCTCAAGACCATGACCACTTCATTCCTCCAATGCCTTGGTGGGATCCACAGCGGCTGCGGGGTCTCTTCAGTTGCATGGCTGATATACGCTCTCGTCCTCACACTCAAATATAGAGAAAATACATCGGATGAGATTTTAGCCGTTGCATCGGCAATCCTATCTCTTCTCTGCCTATCTTCCTTAG TGTGGTTCTTCATCATCCTCACCGTCTCCTACGATCCAATCTCCAAGTCCTATGACATCCGTGGCTCTCGGCTTATAAAAGAACAAGAATTCTGGTTCACTTCAGCCATCACCCTTATAATAATCCTTCCTTGGCTAACGGTCAGACGGGTCCCAGTCACCATCACTGCCCCATCAGGCCATGCCTCTCTAATAAGGTTCAATGGAGGCATACCGGCGGGAATACTGGGCAGGATCAGCCCTTCTCCCTTATCGGAATGGCATGCATTTGGTATCATTTCGGATGGAAAGAAAGACCACTTGATGCTTGCTGGTGCAGTCGGAGACTTCACAAAGTCTCTTGTCGCCGACCCACCGAAGCATTTATGGGTCCGGTCATTGCACTTCGCTGGCCTACCGTATCTCGTGAACATGTACCAAAGGGTGGTATTGGTTGCAACGGGGTCCGGCATCTGTGTCTTTCTCTCATTCCTCTTACAACCATGTGCG GAAATCAAGGAGATGGTGAGCGGATTTCCGAAAGAGAAGGTGATCATCCATGACACGGCAGTCTCCGGCAGGCCAAACGTGGCAGAGATGAGCATCGACGCGGCAAAGAGGTGGAGAGCGGAGGTGGTCATCGTCACCAGTAATCCACAAGGGAGTAGGGACGTCGTGAATGCATGCAAAGGCGCTGGAATAGCTGCCTTTGGGCCCATTTGGGATTCTTAA